Proteins from a genomic interval of Mycobacterium conspicuum:
- a CDS encoding DUF2563 family protein, with the protein MFVDTALLHSAANESHRAGDHAHQGAERLSRGPLIPGMFGEFAAAEEFHDAVRSAHSRHVKTLRAHQEALTAVGDKAHLAARGFTAMDVRNAAAERAVR; encoded by the coding sequence ATGTTTGTCGACACCGCCTTGCTGCACTCCGCGGCCAACGAATCGCACCGCGCCGGCGACCACGCCCACCAGGGGGCCGAGCGCCTGTCGCGCGGACCGCTGATACCGGGGATGTTCGGCGAGTTCGCCGCAGCCGAGGAGTTCCACGACGCGGTCCGTTCGGCACACAGTCGACACGTGAAAACCCTACGGGCCCACCAGGAGGCGCTCACCGCGGTAGGCGATAAGGCACACCTGGCCGCGCGAGGATTCACCGCGATGGACGTTCGCAACGCGGCGGCCGAGCGGGCGGTGCGTTAG
- a CDS encoding M24 family metallopeptidase has protein sequence MDSRRFEAGVYARRLTAAAAATADAGLAGLVITPGYDLRYLVGSRAQTFERLTALVVPAAGEPTIVVPRLELAALGESAITELGLTVRDWVDGDDPYRLVADALGGPQPARAAVTDSMPALHLLPLAGVLGASPVLATDVLRGLRMVKQPAEVDALRQAGAAIDRVHARVPEFLIPGRTEADVAADIAEAIVAEGHSEVAFIIVGSGPHGADPHHGYSDRELQTGDVVVVDIGGSYEPGYHSDCTRTYSIGEPSNDVAQHYSTLQRAQRAAFAAVRPGVTAEQVDAAARDVLAGAGLGEYFVHRTGHGIGLSVHEEPYIVAGNDLSLVAGMAFSIEPGIYFPGRWGARIEDIVIVTEDGALSVNNRPHALIVVPA, from the coding sequence ATGGATTCTCGCCGATTCGAGGCAGGGGTGTATGCCCGCCGGCTAACCGCCGCCGCCGCCGCTACCGCCGACGCGGGTCTGGCCGGTCTGGTGATCACCCCCGGCTACGACCTGCGCTACCTGGTGGGTTCGCGCGCGCAGACGTTCGAACGGCTCACCGCGTTGGTGGTGCCGGCCGCCGGAGAGCCGACGATCGTGGTGCCGCGGCTGGAGCTGGCCGCGCTGGGCGAGTCGGCCATCACGGAATTGGGCCTGACCGTGCGGGATTGGGTTGACGGCGACGACCCCTACCGACTGGTGGCCGATGCGTTGGGCGGCCCCCAGCCGGCACGCGCGGCCGTCACCGATTCCATGCCGGCGCTGCACCTGTTGCCGCTGGCCGGTGTGCTCGGTGCGTCGCCGGTGTTGGCCACCGACGTGCTGCGCGGACTGCGGATGGTCAAACAACCCGCCGAGGTCGACGCGCTGCGCCAAGCCGGGGCGGCCATCGACCGGGTGCATGCCCGGGTGCCGGAGTTCTTGATACCGGGCCGAACCGAGGCCGACGTCGCCGCCGACATCGCCGAAGCCATTGTCGCCGAAGGGCATTCGGAAGTGGCCTTCATCATTGTCGGCTCCGGGCCGCACGGGGCGGATCCGCACCATGGATACTCGGACCGCGAGCTGCAAACCGGCGACGTCGTGGTCGTCGACATCGGCGGCAGCTACGAACCGGGCTACCACTCCGACTGCACCCGCACGTACAGCATCGGCGAACCCAGCAACGATGTGGCACAGCACTATTCGACGCTGCAGCGGGCGCAGCGCGCGGCGTTTGCGGCGGTGCGCCCGGGCGTGACCGCAGAGCAGGTCGACGCGGCCGCTCGCGATGTGCTTGCCGGGGCCGGACTGGGGGAGTACTTCGTGCACCGGACGGGGCACGGGATCGGGCTGTCGGTGCACGAGGAACCGTACATCGTCGCTGGCAACGACCTGAGTTTGGTTGCGGGCATGGCGTTTTCGATCGAGCCCGGCATCTACTTCCCGGGCCGCTGGGGCGCCCGCATCGAGGACATCGTCATCGTGACCGAGGACGGTGCGCTGTCGGTCAACAACCGGCCGCACGCGCTCATCGTGGTGCCCGCCTAA
- a CDS encoding 5'-3' exonuclease, whose translation MPGSLALLDGASMWFRSYFGVPSSITAPDGRPVNAVRGFIDSMAVVITQQKPSRLAVCLDLDWRPQFRVDLIPSYKAHRVAVEEPADEPDIEEVPDDLTPQVDMIMELLDAFGIPTAGAPGFEADDVLGTLAAAENRDPVVVVSGDRDLLQVVTDDPVPVRVLYLGRGLAKATLFGPAEVAEHYGVPVDRAGPAYAELALLRGDPSDGLPGVPGVGEKTAAGLLARHGSLERILLAAHDPKSTMAKGLRAKLLAATDYIEAAGPVVRVSTEAPVTLSTPTDALPLAAADPKRTAELATALGVGSSIGRLQKALDALPG comes from the coding sequence ATGCCAGGTTCTCTCGCATTGCTCGACGGCGCCAGCATGTGGTTCCGCTCCTACTTCGGCGTGCCGTCGTCGATCACCGCGCCCGACGGCCGGCCGGTCAACGCCGTGCGCGGGTTCATCGACTCGATGGCCGTGGTGATCACCCAGCAGAAGCCCAGCCGGCTGGCGGTCTGCCTGGACCTGGACTGGCGCCCGCAGTTCCGTGTCGACCTCATCCCGTCGTACAAGGCGCACCGCGTTGCAGTCGAGGAGCCCGCCGATGAGCCCGACATCGAGGAGGTGCCCGACGATCTGACCCCGCAGGTCGACATGATCATGGAACTGCTGGACGCGTTCGGGATCCCCACGGCGGGCGCACCGGGGTTCGAGGCCGACGACGTGCTGGGCACGCTGGCGGCAGCCGAAAATCGCGACCCGGTGGTCGTGGTCAGCGGCGACCGCGACCTGCTGCAGGTGGTGACGGACGATCCCGTCCCGGTCCGGGTGCTCTATTTGGGCCGGGGGCTGGCCAAGGCCACCCTGTTCGGCCCGGCCGAAGTCGCCGAGCACTACGGCGTTCCGGTTGACCGGGCCGGGCCTGCCTACGCCGAGCTGGCGCTGCTGCGCGGCGACCCGTCCGACGGCCTGCCGGGAGTACCGGGGGTAGGCGAGAAGACGGCGGCCGGCCTGCTGGCTCGGCACGGCTCGCTGGAGCGCATTCTGCTCGCCGCACACGACCCGAAATCCACGATGGCCAAGGGATTGCGGGCGAAGCTGCTGGCCGCGACCGACTACATCGAAGCCGCGGGTCCGGTGGTGCGGGTCAGCACCGAGGCGCCCGTCACCCTTTCGACGCCCACCGACGCGCTACCGCTTGCCGCCGCCGACCCCAAACGCACGGCCGAGCTGGCGACCGCGCTGGGGGTCGGATCGTCGATCGGGCGGCTGCAGAAGGCGCTCGACGCGTTGCCCGGCTGA